The Candida dubliniensis CD36 chromosome 2, complete sequence genome contains a region encoding:
- a CDS encoding triglyceride lipase-cholesterol esterase, putative (Similar to S. cerevisiae TGL1;~Steryl ester hydrolase, one of three gene products (Yeh1p, Yeh2p, Tgl1p) responsible for steryl ester hydrolase activity and involved in sterol homeostasis; localized to lipid particle membranes.), producing MTIPLIGRLSLSDWPLIIISFTLAWVEFIISLITTLLPSKFIDFCTFVTKQIYKFTPNPITLIIKQKKIDINDEENIKYSYIKSDIPKFTKKSYDLTIELLNSENIEQMVSLFGYEIESRIVRTQDDYLLNIHRIKGKNRPSNGKVIYLHHGLLMCSEIWVTMIDKYQNLPFILYDLGYDVWLGNNRGNKYSQKHLFYNLNSIKYWDFSIDEFALFDIPNTIDYILQTTKKSKLTYIGFSQGSAQAFASVSVNSDLADKIDQLIAISPATTPHGLYSKFLDILLKSSPNVIYLLFSRRVLMPSCIFWERIMYPPLFDNMIDIANYLLFNWRATNITKLQKLSSYAHLYSTTSVKCVVHWFQVMSSKNFQMYHDSNSNLSGLKPISYPLKNIQVPIRLIYGTTDSLVDIDVMKSQLPKSTTKAYPVENHEHLDNLWSNDVYEVVFKKVLKFLGEDTDKVYARLFRQSEDTKFIEDTIPADESFIVDDGETLHNSSSNGHQSYLKSANNERSATSSGNIQVESDIVIDYERQQSIGGNSIFL from the coding sequence ATGACGATTCCACTTATTGGTAGACTTAGTTTACTGGATTGGCctttgattattatatcCTTCACATTGGCATGGGTTGAGTTCATCATTTCATTGATAACAACTCTTTTACCAAGTAAATTCATCGATTTTTGCACATTTGTGACCaaacaaatatataaatttacCCCAAATCCAATTACTTTAATTATCAAACAGAAAAAGATCGATATAAACGACGAAGAGAACATCAAATATCTGTATATAAAATCCGATATTCCCAAATTCACCAAAAAGAGTTATGATTTGACTattgaattgttgaattcCGAAAATATTGAACAGATGGTCAGCTTATTTGGATATGAAATAGAAAGCAGAATAGTCAGAACCCAAgatgattatttattgaacaTCCATAGAATAAAAGGTAAAAATAGACCATCTAATGGGAAAGTTATCTATCTACATCATGGGTTATTAATGTGCAGTGAAATATGGGTTACGATGATTGACAAGTATCAGAACCTACCATTTATCTTGTATGATTTGGGTTACGATGTTTGGTTGGGCAACAATCGTGGTAACAAGTATAGTCAAAAACATTTATTCTACAATTTGAATTCCATTAAATACTGGGATTTTTCCATTGATGAGTTTGCATTATTTGATATCCCCAACActattgattatattttaCAGACCACCAAGAAATCCAAATTGACATATATCGGGTTCAGTCAAGGCAGTGCCCAAGCCTTTGCTAGTGTATCCGTTAATTCCGATTTGGCAGACAAAATTGATCAGTTAATTGCCATATCTCCTGCAACAACGCCGCATGgattatattcaaaattctTGGACATCTTGTTAAAATCATCCCCCAATgtgatttatttgttgtttagtCGGAGAGTATTAATGCCTTCATGTATCTTTTGGGAGAGAATAATGTACCCACCATTGTTTGATAATATGATAGATATAGCcaattatttgttatttaATTGGCGAGCCACAAACATTACCAAATTGCAGAAATTAAGCAGTTATGCACACTTGTATTCTACAACAAGTGTCAAATGTGTTGTTCATTGGTTTCAAGTTATGTCTTCGAAAAACTTTCAAATGTATCATGATTCAAACTCGAATTTGTCAGGATTAAAGCCAATAAGTTACCCTTTGAAAAACATCCAAGTCCCCATCCGTTTGATTTACGGAACAACAGATTCGTTGGTTGATATAGATGTCATGAAGTCACAATTGCCTAAGCTGACAACAAAAGCCTATCCTGTAGAGAATCATGAGCatttagataatttatGGAGTAACGATGTTTATGAAGtagttttcaaaaaagtATTAAAGTTTTTAGGGGAAGACACCGATAAAGTATATGCAAGGTTGTTCCGTCAAAGTGAAGACACTAAGTTTATTGAAGACACAATTCCAGCCGATGAAtcatttattgttgatgatggtgaAACGTTGCACAACAGCAGTAGTAATGGGCATCAATCGTATCTCAAATCGGCTAACAATGAAAGATCAGCAACCAGCAGTGGTAATATTCAAGTCGAATCGGATATCGttattgattatgaaagacaacaatcaattggTGGCAATAGTATATTTTTATAG
- a CDS encoding 3-ketoacyl-coa thiolase, peroxisomal precursor, putative (Similar to S. cerevisiae FOX3) codes for MFKKSANDIVIIAAKRTPITKSIKGGLSRLFPEEILHQVVKGTISESQFDLNLIDDVLVGAVLQTLGGQKASALAIKKIGFPLKTTVNTINRQCASSAQAITYQAGSLRSGENQFVIAAGVESMTHDYFPHRGIPTRISESFLADVSDEAKNVLMPMGITSENVATKYGISRKQQDEFALDSHLKADKATQSGHFAKEIIPIQTTDESNQSVLVTKDDGIRGGSTIEKLSNLKPVFKDDGTTTAGNSSQISDGGSAVILTTRQNAEKLGIVPIARFIGSSVAGVPSGLMGIGPSAAIPQLLSRLNVDTKDIDIFELNEAFASQSIYCIEKLGLDYDKVNPYGGAIALGHPLGATGARVTATLLNGLKDQNKELGVISMCTSTGQGYAGLFANE; via the coding sequence ATGTTCAAGAAATCAGCTAatgatattgttattattgcaGCAAAGAGAACTCCAATCACCAAGTCAATTAAAGGAGGGTTGAGTAGATTGTTTCCCGAGGAAATATTACATCAAGTGGTTAAGGGTACTATATCTGAGTCTCagtttgatttaaatttgattgatgatgTCTTAGTTGGAGCAGTTTTACAAACGTTAGGTGGTCAGAAGGCTAGTGCCTTAGccattaaaaaaattggtttcCCATTGAAGACCACCGTGAATACAATTAATCGTCAATGTGCTAGTTCTGCTCAAGCAATCACTTATCAAGCAGGTAGTTTGCGTAGTGGGGagaatcaatttgttattgCTGCTGGAGTAGAAAGTATGACTCATGATTATTTCCCTCATCGGGGGATTCCTACAAGAATTTCCGAATCATTTTTAGCAGATGTCTCTGATGAAGCTAAAAATGTGTTGATGCCAATGGGGATAACCAGTGAAAATGTTGCTACTAAATATGGAATTTCTcgaaaacaacaagacGAGTTTGCACTTGATTCTCATTTAAAAGCAGACAAAGCTACACAGCTGGGACATTTTGCCAAAGAAATCATTCCTATTCAAACAACTGATGAAAGCAACCAACTGGTTTTAGTGACTAAAGATGATGGGATAAGGGGTGGCTCaaccattgaaaaattgagcAACTTAAAACCCGTGTTCAAGGACGATGGGACTACTACTGCTGGTAATTCCTCACAAATTTCTGATGGTGGTTCTGCTGTGATTTTGACTACTCGTCAAAATGCCGAGAAATTGGGAATAGTACCAATAGCTAGATTCATTGGTTCGTCAGTGGCAGGTGTTCCTTCAGGGCTCATGGGAATTGGTCCATCAGCTGCTATTCCACAATTATTGTCGAGATTAAATGTTGATACCAAAGATATCgatatttttgaattaaatgaGGCATTTGCATCCCAACTGATTTAttgtattgaaaaattgggaCTTGATTATGATAAAGTTAATCCATACGGTGGAGCTATAGCCTTGGGACATCCATTGGGGGCAACTGGTGCAAGAGTTACTGCCACTTTGCTTAATGGACTAAAAGATCAGAATAAAGAGTTGGGTGTTATCTCAATGTGCACATCTACTGGTCAAGGGTACGCTGGCTTGTTTGCTAATGAATAG